The Toxoplasma gondii ME49 chromosome XII, whole genome shotgun sequence genome includes a region encoding these proteins:
- a CDS encoding GDA1/CD39 (nucleoside phosphatase) family protein (encoded by transcript TGME49_278882~Predicted trans-membrane domain (TMHMM2.0):22-45), translating to MWDQPLCHCSEPDFCAEMNQHQVTIIWGVLVGFSVFVPTCSAGVTSTLSATSLTSGNSGNHVNQNAERRNVVLTQNLPASAEQLPAEFSLGRKSFQSLAMSSVAQIQEGRHALHQLKALETNCRHATQAIVVIDAGSSSTRPNIFLMQTLSCPFQQRTVIPHSIRQIATGMRHTRLREVLEKWLDQYAGEGWESRSVDSRILLRFFRRMLQTANEFFGALEENIVGLFETHLSDEEKVHVKALGVPVVFYSTGGVRDFHDWYRDGFFVALRHSINNFSNKISYKFFTNPELTRPITGAEEGLYAFLTLNHLTHRLKEESSFCDRGEGDFKTCRNDLAGVVEFGGTSAQVVFPLAPTDVLPSSVKAVNLQRERFLPKRYPSADVISVSFMHLGVDSSTGLFLKQLCSDEEFLIDGVCYNPCFFKGYQQACSAGAVSINHVDGTVTVSGDMRRNKLKPIATYCSETNPEIGMKAINELQCRENKIDPQHPLEERVAIEGCTKIVGTGDFDRCQEQVERILISPKYPLPANSEATSSGFESLGQVFKFVSTNAPMVVTGWAMVAAIRLLVKAGVLSSSFSGGSVELEKASKAFCAASVKVLKGIGPVLYLPDKFQEKLNSQNHDICKTLALNAALVAHMEAAEKGPVSISWEKGVKDEKGQQVAELGWQVGAILQQVLHVQLWSNVAYETGWTHNLSLE from the coding sequence ATGTGGGATCAGCCTTTGTGTCATTGCAGTGAGCCTGATTTCTGTGCCGAGATGAACCAACACCAGGTCACCATCATTTGGGGTGTGCTGGTGgggttttctgtttttgttCCAACGTGTTCGGCAGGGGTTACATCCACACTATCGGCTACCAGTTTGACGTCAGGTAACTCGGGAAACCATGTGAATCAGAATGCCGAGCGGAGGAATGTCGTACTGACCCAGAACCTGCCTGCAAGTGCTGAACAGCTTCCGGCGGAGTTCAGTCTGGGAAGGAAATCGTTTCAAAGCCTGGCCATGTCATCTGTTGCTCAGATCCAAGAAGGTCGTCATGCACTGCATCAACTGAAGGCGTTAGAGACGAATTGCCGCCACGCTACCCAGGCAATAGTTGTTATCGATGCTGGCAGCTCCTCGACCCGCCCCAATATCTTTCTCATGCAAACGTTATCGTGTCCTTTCCAACAACGCACAGTCATTCCACATTCCATCCGCCAAATTGCGACAGGCATGCGGCACACTCGTCTACGCGAGGTTTTAGAGAAGTGGCTGGATCAGTACGCAGGCGAAGGTTGGGAGTCACGCAGTGTTGACTCACGAATTCTTCTTCGATTCTTTCGCCGGATGCTGCAGACAGCAAATGAGTTCTTTGGTGCTTTAGAGGAAAATATAGTGGGTCTGTTCGAGACACATTTGTCAGATGAGGAAAAGGTCCACGTCAAGGCTCTGGGTGTGCCCGTCGTCTTCTACAGTACCGGTGGCGTGCGTGATTTCCACGACTGGTATCGCGATGGATTTTTTGTCGCTCTGCGACACTCCATCAACAACTTCTCCAATAAGATAAGTTACAAGTTCTTCACGAATCCCGAGCTCACACGACCCATTACTGGAGCGGAAGAAGGTCTGTATGCATTCCTGACGCTGAACCATTTGACACACAGGCTAAAGGAAGAGAGCTCGTTTTGCGATCGTGGAGAAGGTGACTTCAAGACGTGTCGAAACGATTTGGCGGGTGTTGTAGAGTTTGGAGGTACGTCCGCCCAGGTTGTCTTCCCCCTTGCGCCGACAGACGTTTTGCCGTCTTCTGTCAAGGCCGTGAATCTCCAGCGCGAGCGCTTCCTCCCCAAGAGATACCCCAGTGCAGACGTCATTTCCGTCTCGTTCATGCACCTTGGCGTGGACAGCTCCACGGGCCTCTTTCTGAAGCAACTGTGTAGTGACGAGGAGTTTCTCATCGACGGCGTCTGCTACAATCCGTGCTTCTTCAAAGGCTACCAGCAGGCCTGCTCTGCAGGTGCAGTCTCGATCAACCACGTGGACGGCACCGTGACTGTGAGTGGAGACATGCGCAGGAACAAGCTGAAGCCGATCGCCACGTACTGCTCAGAAACCAATCCGGAAATTGGAATGAAGGCAATCAACGAGCTTCAGTGCCGCGAAAACAAGATCGATCCGCAGCACCCGTTGGAAGAGCGCGTCGCGATCGAGGGGTGCACGAAGATTGTTGGAACTGGTGACTTCGACAGGTGCCAAGAGCAGGTCGAAAGAATTCTCATTTCGCCAAAGTATCCGTTGCCGGCGAACAGCGAAGCGACGTCCTCCGGCTTCGAGTCTCTCGGCCAGGTTTTCAAGTTCGTGTCAACAAATGCTCCGATGGTTGTCACTGGTTGGGCAATGGTAGCGGCCATCCGTCTGCTTGTGAAAGCAGGAGTGTTGAGTTCGTCGTTTTCTGGTGGCTCTGtggagctggagaaggcATCAAAAGCGTTTTGTGCGGCTTCCGTAAAGGTTTTGAAAGGGATTGGGCCTGTCCTTTACCTTCCAGACAAGTTCCAGGAGAAGCTGAACTCGCAAAACCATGACATCTGCAAAACACTGGCACTCAACGCAGCGTTGGTGGCGCATATGGAGGCAGCCGAGAAAGGCCCTGTCTCCATCAGCTGGGAAAAGGGTGTCAAGGACGAGAAAGGCCAGCAAGTTGCAGAATTGGGTTGGCAGGTGGGAGCAATCTTACAGCAGGTTTTGCACGTCCAGCTGTGGAGTAACGTGGCGTATGAGACCGGCTGGACCCACAATTTGTCATTAGAATAG
- a CDS encoding GDA1/CD39 (nucleoside phosphatase) family protein (encoded by transcript TGME49_278878~Signal peptide predicted by SignalP 2.0 HMM (probability 0.800) with cleavage site probability 0.582 at residue 27) produces MEGFNGFVCMCAFLVVCFPLARNAGHGRPVHWGPKRTIQEGRQELHRLKSLETECRHATQAVVVVDAGSSSTRPILFRMRMVSCPLSQLRVIPESIRHVANGIRRTGLREVLENWQDRSCRRQVPSPRFWGTAWASWMEAHLSEEEKVQVKALGMPFTFYSTAGVHDFQDWYRDRFCLALRQSINNNTNEFHYKLLTSSELTRAITGAEEAFFAFFAVNHLTGRLTHSGHTHHEEAEQPDVLPSSVKAVNLQRERFLPKRYPSADVISVSFMHLGVDSSTGLFLKQLCSDEEFLIDGVCSWPMMINLLNLEMKKLLSTDRDICQFMAVSARLLQLMEEAEGHPASIKGEKSVRDENGQHVADLGWPLGAVLQQVLDAETWGHMVFESDWIHNVGCDWLLSGFHSRSNSWAH; encoded by the exons ATGGAGGGTTTCAACGGCtttgtgtgcatgtgcgCCTTCCTGGTGGTGTGTTTTCCCCTGGCGAGGAACGCCGGCCACGGCCGCCCCGTGCATTGGGGAC CGAAACGGACGATCCAGGAAGGCCGTCAAGAACTACACCGCCTCAAATCCCTCGAGACCGAGTGTCGCCATGCCACCCAGGCGGTCGTTGTGGTCGATGCAGGCAGCTCGTCAACGCGTCCGATTCTTTTTCGAATGCGGATGGTTTCCTGTCCGCTTTCACAACTCAGAGTGATCCCTGAGTCCATTCGCCACGTCGCGAACGGGATCCGCCGCACGGGTCTTCGCGAGGTGTTGGAGAACTGGCAGGACCG ATCGTGCAGACGGCAGGTACCGTCTCCAAGGTTTTGGGGTACCGCATGGGCTTCTTGGATGGAGGCGCATCTGtcggaagaggaaaaggtcCAGGTTAAGGCGCTGGGTATGCCCTTCACCTTCTACAGTACTGCCGGTGTACATGACTTCCAAGACTGGTACCGCGACCGGTTCTGCCTCGCGCTGCGCCAGTCGATCAACAACAACACAAACGAGTTCCACTACAAACTCTTGACGAGTTCCGAACTGACGCGCGCCATCACTGGAGCCGAGGaagccttcttcgccttcttcgcggtcAACCACCTGACTGGCCGCCTCACTCACAGCGGACACACCCACCACGAGGAGGCGGAGCAGCCCG ACGTTTTGCCGTCTTCTGTCAAGGCCGTGAATCTCCAGCGCGAGCGCTTCCTCCCCAAGAGATACCCCAGTGCAGACGTCATTTCCGTCTCGTTCATGCACCTTGGCGTGGACAGCTCCACGGGCCTCTTTCTGAAGCAACTGTGTAGTGACGAGGAGTTTCTCATCGACGGCGTCTGCTCCTGGCCGATGATGATCAACTTGCTCAATCTCGAGATGAAGAAGCTCCTCTCCACCGACCGCGACATCTGCCAGTTCATGGCAGTCAGCGCCCGGCTGCTGCAGCTCATGGAAGAGGCCGAAGGCCACCCGGCGTCGATCAAGGGGGAGAAGAGTGtgagagacgagaacggCCAGCACGTTGCAGATCTTGGCTGGCCGCTTGGTGCAGTTTTGCAGCAGGTCTTGGACGCGGAGACCTGGGGCCATATGGTGTTCGAGTCCGACTGGATCCACAACGTGGGATGCGATTGGCTATTATCCGGGTTCCATTCGAGATCGAACTCCTGGGCACATTAA
- a CDS encoding myosin F (encoded by transcript TGME49_278870) has protein sequence MTASSADGASAPGGGDPGEEEVRCAVGTKIYVPDAADVWRTAEVVKIQEDGSLTARVDADNELVQLKKNDIWYLCNTDVWNTTGLSAPTDLTMLTHLHEAAVLDSLNLRFDIDEIYTFTGPILIAVNPFKQITGLYDMKQLVRYIASSELPMPGVPSSSSGSSSNAPVALPISRQPHVFASSSAAYQGMCNEKQSQTILISGESGAGKTESTKFVMKFLACAGSEDLERRSQVEAQVLESNPLLEAFGNARTLRNDNSSRFGKFIELQFQTSKAKRMSGNRGRLCGARIQTYLLEKVRVCDQQEGERNYHIFYQLCAAAEAAAQTGGIYYFPSPKFRKAADAKAQEMDMSLFEPRDKFKYLTKSSCHQLQGVDDCEEFESTLFAMQTVGISPEEQMSILSVVGAVLCLGNVSFETPKANSEGSQVAASCTEYVCKACRLLGVQREALQEAMCYRTIKTAHESYRKPLKTDEAWEMKDALCRALYGCLFLQVVAKTNASIGYLKEVQSADDLLLFCGVLDIFGFECFQFNSFEQLCINFTNERLQNFFNTFVFKCEEELYRAEGIQWNPLDFPDNADCVALLQEKPLGLFSMLDEECMVPAGKDRGFNNKVCQKHGGHKRFGVIKTKPNCFVVHHFAGSVEYCSDGFLEKNKDQLSVDLQEAVKASTIPFVSNLFSAFLNRGTAEDGSGKKRKFVTVSSEFREQLGALMETVDKTAPHFIRCIKPNPQNLPDLFDRATVNEQLRYGGVLQAVQVSRAGYPVRLSHRDCFFDYRALADGALAAQLSQGTETPEAWRGRAEALLRHLDEKLKLDRRKKETDSPDRTWAVGKTLCFFKNEAYEILSANLMSVRVAAATAIEARYKCFVQRRFFLMYRQTVVFLQSHIRMFLCKLEAQRLRESRAARRVENFMRGAVARLRYLRTLENIRRIQAAWRGKQTRSQLRDRKLEEAASKIQAFWKMHKQRMFYTNLKKASTIAQLKWKRILARRMLRRLREEAREVSGLLKKAQDLQRDLCEEKNKRSDAESHVLQLQAKNEDLLKEIQKLQRELERAKEDVASLQASNDDFASQVKQLKESLTVGSSTPTTPQMTFGTHKRRVSNNADVPHSQEKDKFPTDEELKALRTELERRDAEAQQQQAEHEALIAELRAALKDAESACEYERTQRKEAEARYRLVLEDSSASSTHVRASSASKAAVADSAPTALLREKCMESDMATGRPGDSLASSVASAAPLSPPVALEPELWESVLHDQRWIDLLLLGPAGVGKTGLLEQFLVKLGDEVHLEQLRVSRKMEDQAPFSKLPQHYELVYSPDSQEGREREEARVNVLDFPGLSRTKQNPALRVKQAFVVAVVFDPTRPETCAEALQILTNVVLPARPKVSAQDPLGACISGRVYLVENGWRAAAKEAAVQVDTAAVRDKAAGLRCHYRELVHLESLVDEIVPLMSSWRDLLQQQRLAMLQHHARLQPGGPSPHASPFSLPRSQTGRGASLFATASQSGALGASAVGGQENGVEKSSSGVSAHRQGGLSANFFDSIRSFLSQSSMRPAGNVLASGKQAADLKLLRPSMKPGGTAMMKKLKTRSLDQHSVVPVQELQDSDSAITCVVFGKEKENRDYILLAAASKDGSVVIYRCYRLEAERQMFDQEQVSLVTPAASRTTDSKEHIGPSVSVHSRLVGHSRAVTCLFFSLLEDQLITTSIDKSVRFWHVDTGDMLKVFTDSSPALAAAFLPFNPTAFVASNSNSILRLVCATSGRVIQKLKVESEVRALKFDDTGLFCFAGTKAGAVHVLEASDTVNIRFKFKTSLGKGAVTCITFVPSTGPGQYPRLLINCCDSSVAVVECIYGPPPGVLTNLLVRHRVRIAHSLLPLRCWFSNFGGGWLITGSEDKDVYCFSLQQGANFKAISLKHHQAPILAVATNLQDTLLVSADSMGKLVLWRSLDFSAAGGGAGGARGRAV, from the exons ATGACGGCATCTTCTGCAGATGGGGCGTCTGCCCCGGGAGGCGGCGACccgggagaggaggaggtcCGCTGCGCCGTTGGAACCAAGATCTACGTCCCTGACGCCGCTGATGTTTGGAGAACAGCGGAAGTGGTGAAGATCCAAGAGGATGGCAGTCTCACCGCCAGAGTCGATGCAGACAATGAACTGGTGCAGCTCAAAAAAAACGATATATGGTATCTGTGCAATACCG ATGTGTGGAACACCACCGGACTGAGTGCGCCGACAGATTTGACGATGCTGACGCATTTGCATGAGGCGGCCGTCCTCGACTCTCTCAACCTCCGCTTCGATATCGACGAGATCTACACTTTCACGGGTCCCATTCTGATTGCGGTCAATCCTTTTAAACAGATCACAGGTCTCTACGACATGAAG CAATTGGTTCGGTACATCGCGAGTTCGGAGCTGCCGATGCCCGGagtgccttcttcctcgtccggCTCTTCTTCCAACGCACCCGTCGCGCTGCCGATATCTCGACAGCCTCACGTCTTCGCCTCGAGCAGCGCCGCGTACCAGGGCATGTgcaacgagaagcagagtcaGACGATTCTGATTTCTGGGGAGAGCGGAGCAGGCAAGACAGAAAGCACGAAATTCGTGATGAAGTTCCTCGCCTGTGCCGGCAGCGAAGACTTGGAGCGCCGGTCGCAAGTCGAGGCGCAAGTCCTCGAGAGCAATCCTCTCCTGGAAGCATTCGGAAACGCCCGGACGCTGCGAAACGACAACAGCAGTCGCTTCGGGAAGTTCATTGAACTCCAGTTCCAAACAAGCAAAGCCAAGCGGATGTCTGGAAACCGCGGCAG GCTCTGTGGAGCTCGAATTCAAACGTATTTGCTGGAGAAGGTCCGCGTCTGCGACCagcaagagggagagaggaactaTCACATCTTCTACCAACTTtgtgcagctgcagaagctgcagctCAGACGGGAGGCATCTATTACTTCCCTTCCCCGAAATTCCGAAAAGCCGCAG ATGCAAAGGCACAAGAGATGGATATGTCTCTCTTCGAGCCGCGCGACAAATTCAAGTATTTGACCAAGAGCAGCTGCCACCAGCTGCAGGGCGTGGACGACTGCGAGGAGTTCGAGAGCACGCTCTTCGCGATGCAGACGGTTGGCATCTCCCCGGAGGAGCAAATGAGCATTCTCTCGGTCGTGGGCGCCGTTCTTTGTCTGGGAAATGTTTCTTTCGAGACTCCGAAGGCCAATAGCGAAGGATCGCAGGTCGCAGCGAGCTGCACTGAGTACGTCTGCAAGGCCTGCCGCCTTCTGGGCGTCCAGAGGGAGGCTCTGCAAGAGGCGATGTGCTACCGAACAATCAAGACCGCACACGAGAGCTACCG gaaGCCGTtgaagacagacgaagcaTGGGAGATGAAGGACGCGCTGTGTCGGGCGCTGTACGgttgtctgtttctgcaaGTTGTCGCGAAGACGAACGCGTCTATAGGTTACCTGAAGGAGGTGCAGAGTGCAGACGATTTGCTTCTGTTTTGCGGAGTGCTGGACATTTTCGGCTTCGAATGTTTCCAGTTCAACTCGTTCGAGCAGCTGTGCATCAACTTCACCAACGAGCGTCTGCAGAATTTCTTCAATACGTTCGTCTTCAAGTGCGAGGAAGAGCTCTACCGCGCCGAAGGCATCCAGTGGAACCCTCTGGACTTCCCGGACAACGCAGACTGCGTCGCGCTGCTGCAGGAAAAGCCGCTCGGTCTGTTCTCCATGCTCGACGAAGAGTGCATGGTCCCCGCAGGCAAAGACCGAGGATTCAACAACAAAGTCTGCCAGAAACACGGCg GTCACAAACGTTTCGGCGTGATCAAAACGAAACCTAATTGCTTCGTGGTGCACCACTTTGCCGGCAGCGTAGAGTACTGCTCCGACGGAtttctggagaagaacaaggaccAGCTGTCCGTGGATCTGCAGGAGGCAGTGAAGGCTTCGACGATCCCGTTCGTCTCCAACttgttttctgcgttcctGAACCGCGGCACAGCGGAAGACGGAtcggggaagaagcgaaagttCGTGACGGTGTCGAGCGAGTTTCGCGAGCAACTCGGCGCGCTGATGGAGACCGTCGACAAGACGGCACCGCACTTCATTCGCTGCATCAAACCCAATCCGCAGAACCTCCCAGACCTCTTCGACCGCGCGACAGTGAACGAGCAGCTCCGATATGGAGGCGTCCTGCAAGCGGTGCAGGTCAGCCGTGCAGGGTACCCTGTGCGCCTCTCGCACCGCGACTGCTTCTTCGACTATAGGGCGCTCGCAGACGGAGCGCTTGCTGCGCAGCTGTCGCAGGGCACAGAGACGCCCGAGGCCTGGCGCGGCCGCGCTGAGGCTCTGCTCCGCCACCTGGACGAGAAGCTGAAGCTCGACCgccggaaaaaagagacagactcCCCGGACCGAACCTGGGCCGTCGGGAAgaccctctgcttcttcaaaAACGAAGC GTACGAGATTCTTTCGGCGAACTTGATGAGCGTGAGGGTGGCTGCGGCGACGGCGATTGAGGCGAGGTACAAGTGCTTTGTGCAGAGGCGATTCTTCCTGATGTATCGGCAGactgtcgtttttctgcagtcTCACATTCGCATGTTTCTTTGCAAGTTGGAGGCCCAGAGACTGCGAGAGTCACGCGCTGCGCGGCGCGTGGAGAACTTCATGCGAGGCGCCGTTGCGCGTCTGCGGTACCTGCGGACTCTGGAGAACATCCGGCGAATTCAGGCGGCCTGGCGAGGCAAGCAGACAAGGTCGCAGCTTCGCGATCGAAAGCTCGAGGAAGCCGCCAGTAAAATCCAGGCGTTCTGGAAGATGCACAAGCAACGCATGTTCTACACGAATTTGAAGAAAGCCTCGACTATTGCTCAACTCAA GTGGAAGAGAATTCTGGCTCGGCGCATGCTGCGGCGACTGCGAGAGGAGGCTCGCGAGGTCTCAGGCCttctgaagaaggcgcaaGATCTGCAGCGCGACTTgtgcgaagagaagaacaagagaagcgacgcggAAAGCCATGTTCTTCAGTTGCaggcgaaaaacgaagaTCTCCTCAAAGAAATCCAGAAACTCCAGAGGGAACTCGAACGCGCGAAAGAAGATGTCGCTTCTCTACAAG CATCTAACGACGACTTTGCTTCACAAGTAAAGCAGCTGAAGGAGAGTTTGACGGTGGGCTCTTCGACGCCAACGACGCCTCAGATGACATTCGGGACCCACAAGAGAAGGGTGTCGAACAACGCAGATGTCCCCCATTCTCAAG AGAAGGACAAGTTTCCGACAGACGAGGAGTTGAAGGCTTTGCGGACAGAGttggagagacgcgacgcgGAGGCTCAACAGCAGCAGGCAGAGCACGAGGCTCTCATCGCGGAGCTCCGAGCGGCGTTGAAGGACGCTGAGAGTGCATGTGAATACGAGCGAACGCAACGCAAAGAAGCTGAGGCGCGGTACCGACTGGTCCTCGAAGACTCGAGCGCAAGCAGTACTCACGTCCGCGCGTCGTCTGCCTCAAAGGCTGCGGTCGCGGACTCTGCGCCCACAGCTCTGTTGAGAGAGAAGTGTATGGAGAGCGACATGGCGACAGGGCGACCTGGAGActcgctcgcgtcttcgGTCGCGtccgctgctcctctctcgcctccggtCGCGCTGGAGCCTGAACTTTGGGAGTCGGTGCTGCACGACCAGCGGTGGATCGACTTGCTTCTGCTGGGTCCTGCCGGCGTGGGCAAGACAGGTTTGCTGGAGCAATTTCTTGTGAAGTTGGGAGACGAAGTTCATCTGGAGCAGCTCCGAGTGAGCCGAAAGATGGAGGACCAAGCGCCCTTCAGCAAGCTGCCGCAACACTACGAACTCGTCTACTCTCCCGACAGCCAGGAAGGCCgtgaacgagaagaagctcgagtGAACGTACTCGACTTTCCAGGCCTCTCGCGTACCAAGCAGAATCCCGCGCTGAGGGTCAAGCaggccttcgtcgtcgcGGTCGTCTTCGATCCCACCAGACCTGAAACTTGTGCAGAGGCGCTGCAAATCTTGACCAACGTCGTGCTGCCTGCTCGGCCCAAAGTCTCTGCACAAGACCCGTTGGGCGCCTGCATCAGCGGCAGAGTTTACCTCGTTGAAAACGGGTGGCGCGCAGCCGCCAAAGAAGCTGCTGTGCAAGTCGACACTGCAGCTGTCAGAGACAAAG CTGCGGGTCTCCGCTGTCACTACCGCGAATTGGTGCATCTGGAGTCTCTGGTCGACGAAATTGTGCCTCTGATGTCGAGCTGGAGAGATCTGCTTCAGCAGCAGAGACTTGCCATGCTGCAGCACCACGCGCGGCTGCAGCCGGGTGGGCCTTctccgcatgcgtctccgttctccctGCCTCGCTCGCAGACAGGTCGCGGagcttcgctcttcgccaCTGCGTCGCAGTCTGGAGCTCTAGGCGCCTCCGCTGTCGGAGGACAGGAGAACGGAGTTGAGAAGTCGTCGTCGGGCGTCTCTGCTCACAGACAGGGAGGCTTGTCTGCGAACTTCTTCGACAGCAttcgctctttcctctcacAGTCGTCGATGCGACCTGCGGGGAACGTTCTGGCTTCTGGAAAGCAGGCCGCGGACCTGAAGCTGCTCAGACCGAGCATGAAGCCTGGGGGCACCGCGATGAtgaagaaactgaagacgCGAAGTCTCGACCAACACTCGGTCGTCCCTGTGCAGGAACTGCAG GACTCGGACTCTGCGATCACCTGCGTGGTGTTTggcaaggagaaagaaaaccggGACTACATTCTTCTCGCGGCTGCGAGCAAAGACGGCAGCGTAGTGATCTACCGGTGTTACCGTCTAGAAGCTGAAAGACAAATGTTCGACCAGGAGCAAGTTTCTCTAGTCACTCCTGCGGCTTCGCGGACCACTGACAGCAAGGAGCACATCgggccttctgtctccgtgcaCTCGCGACTC GTGGGGCACAGCCGCGCCGtcacctgtctcttcttctcgctcttggAAGACCAGCTGATTACAACTTCAATCGACAAGTCTGTGCGATTTTG GCATGTCGATACGGGGGACATGCTGAAAGTCTTCACAGACTCTTCTCCTGCGCTGgctgccgccttcctcccGTTCAACCCCACAGCCTTTGTCGCGTCGAACTCAAACTCCATTCTTCGGCTGGTCTGCGCCACCAGTGGACGC GTGATTCAGAAGCTGAAAGTGGAGAGCGAAGTGAGGGCGCTCAAGTTCGACGACACAGGGCTCTTCTGTTTTGCTGGAACGAAGGCAGGAGCAGTCCACGTTCTGGAGGCCAGCGACACAGTCAACATTCGATTTAAATTCAAGACTTCTTTGGGGAAG GGCGCTGTGACGTGCATCACCTTTGTGCCGAGCACAGGACCTGGACAGTATCCGCGCCTCCTCATCAACTGCTGCGACTCCAGCGTCGCCGTCGTCGAGTGTATCTACGGCCCGCCTCCGGGCGTCCTCACCAACTTGCTCGTTCG CCACCGTGTGAGAATCGCCCACAGTCTGCTTCCTCTAAGATGCTGGTTCTCAAACTTTGGAGGAGGGTGGCTTATCACCGGTAGTGAGGACAAGGACGTGtactgtttctctcttcaacaAGGCGCGAACTTCAAGGCAATCTCGCTCAAACATCACCAG GCTCCTATTCTCGCCGTGGCGACGAACTTGCAAGACACTTTGTTGGTCTCCGCGGACTCGATGGGGAAGCTGGTTCTTTGGAGGAGCCTGGATTTCTCTGCCGCTGGCGGCGGCGCCGGGGGGGCGCGAGGTCGAGCTGTCTGA
- a CDS encoding hypothetical protein (encoded by transcript TGME49_278860), whose product MAAAPPSRYTRLTVEIEHCVDCEDHLHCTHHDGRKYEEYAKRVQESISHAVDEQLVLLVNPPPDLGRRGDLRCQEDRFCNHFYVIRDIKGMIVRKFRYPELGAFEVYLHNPFTNQKLTQSPLSPAEGPAVVSPLSSPQGESGAAATEAGSGAEGLQKEDKKSESATSSFDGGEEKKKTKKKKKGDSKAERYTDLTANVDDSEAPMEKKKKKKKKNGESDSADAVEGAPLETGREKEKKKAEHRFEAEAIESEGGKKKKKDCPPASAPGSEADDGQQTEDAQERLGKSVSEEERKKNKGEKKEKSEKKEKSEKKEKSEKKEKSEKKEKSEKKEKSEKKEKSEKKEKSEKKEKSEKKKDGANSELSAGSEGEDARKKKKKKEASRGTSLSGSDDGRKKKSGEKS is encoded by the exons ATGGCGGCCGCGCCGCCTTCGCGATACACTAGGCTGACCGTCGAAATCGAACACTG CGTCGATTGTGAAGACCATCTCCACTGCACTCATCACGACGGTCGCAAGTACGAAGAAtacgcgaaacgag TTCAAGAGTCAatttcgcatgcagtcgacgAGCAGCTCGTTCTCCTG GTCAACCCGCCACCGGATCTGGGGAGGCGCGGCGACCTCCGTTGCCAGGAGGACCGTTTCTGCAACCATTTCT aTGTGATTCGAGACATTAAGGGAATGATCGTCAGGAAGTTCCGCTATCCGGAACTCGGGGCCTTCGAGGTGTATCTGCACAACCCGTTTACAAATCAGAAACTG ACGCAATCCCCCCTATCGCCGGCCGAGGGTCCTGCGGTCGTGTCGCCACTCTCGAGTCCgcaaggagagagcggagcGGCTGCGACAGAGGCAGGAAGCGGCGCAGAAGGACTCCAGAAAGAGGACAAGAAGTCGGAGTCCGCGACGTCGTCCTTCGATGggggcgaagagaagaagaagacgaagaaaaagaagaagggtgACTCGAAGGCAGAGCGCTACACGGATCTGACGGCCAACGTTGACGACTCTGAGGCCCcgatggagaagaaaaagaagaaaaagaagaagaatgggGAAAGCGACAGCGCGGATGCCGTGGAAGGCGCACCGCTTGAgactggaagagagaaggagaagaagaaagccgagCATCGGTTCGAGGCTGAAGCAATCgagagcgagggaggaaaaaagaagaaaaaagactgTCCACCGGCCTCAGCGCCCGGTAGCGAAGCCGACGATGGACAACAGACGGAAGACGCGCAGGAGCGGCTGGGGAAAAGTGTCTCAGAAGAGGAACGCAAGAAGAACAAGGgtgaaaagaaggagaaaagcgagaagaaggagaaaagcgagaagaaggagaaaagcgagaagaaagagaagagcgagaagaaagagaagagcgagaagaaggagaagagcgagaagaaggagaagagcgagaagaaagagaagagcgagaagaaagagaagagcgagaagaagaaggacggagcGAACTCTGAGCTGTCAGCAGGGAGTGAGGGCGAGGAcgccaggaagaagaaaaagaagaaagaggcttCTCGAGGCACTTCGTTGTCGGGCAGTGATgatggaagaaagaagaaaagtggagagaagtcGTGA